The genomic stretch AAACCGTATAAAATTTTGGGGATTTCATCACGGGATCGCATATCTAATTGAATATCTTCTATATCGACTTCACCAATTCTTAACTGCTCCTCGATACACTTACGCATTCTTTTCTCCTTCGAAGATTTTATCGTTTTTCAAAAATATGCATTTTTATATCAAAATATATTTATCTTGAAAGCACATCTTAGTTGCTACAATATAATAAGTTACATTATTGACAAGTTTTTTTTGTGAAGAATTAAATATTTTTTCTGCGGATAATATTTGAGAATCCAAATGCATAAGATAAAGAAATCAAAACGATTAGAGTTTTCGGTCAGATACTAAGTATGAAATGAAAAAAAAATTGACACAAACTCCAATAATTTTCTTGTTGTCACATATGGTACAACAAAATTCAAAATGGTATTATATTGAAACGGATAATGCAGAATATATTTAACAAAAATAATGAGTTCTGCATAACTGAGTGTTTTTCAGCAGAATTCAAAAAACATGTCTTTGCGAGTTTTTCTTCTTGCTGTTACAAACGAAGCAATCTCTTGCTTCGCATTAAGTTAGAGGAGTAGATTGCTTCGCAAGAATTCCTTTGTAAGATACCTCGCAATGACTTTTTCACTAGTTGCAGAATCCATATTTAACAAAAATAATACTAGGAGGTGTAAAAATGAGAAAAAGAATTTTTTTGTTCTTTTTATTAGCTGGATTATTTATTTGTTTTAATTCAGTGTATGCTCAAACTGTATTCTGGGAAGAGACTTTCGATACTAATCCCGGAACCTGGACATTAGATCAGAATTGGTCCATTCAAAACGGAATGTTACAATTATACTGGTCTCCATCTATCACCAACTATGACCTTTCCGCGATCTCTCCGGTCATCACATTACCGGAAAATGTCGGAGATTTAACTGTTGACCATCACATCAATGTTTATTCTCCGGTTAATGAGGTTATGGAAATTTCCATTATCTCCGGAGAAGAAAATTATGTTTTGTGGTCTTATGAAATTACAAATGGAAATTGGGGTGCAGAAACAGGTTCTGACCTGAATTTACCCCTTGTTGATTATGCAGGTCAGGATATTCAAATAAAGTTAAGAAGTTATGGAGCTTCTACTTTTAACTTCAACTGGTGGTATATCTTCGATGTTTCTGTTAATGCTTTATTTGATAATGATATGACTGCTATGAATGTTGCAGGTCCTACTTTTATAGAAAATAATCAGCCTGGAAACTGGTCCGTAACTGTGAAGAATTCAGGTTTATTACCACAGGATAATTACACTGTAAAATTATTTAAGCATGGCGGCTTGGAGATAGGTTCGGTTCATTCAACAACATTACTTGAAACTTATGAGACTGTTAGTTTTGATTTTGATTGGACTCCAACCGATATAGAAAATACCGGGCTTTTCGGTCTGGTAATTCTCGATGGAGATGAATTCGAAGATAATAATGAATCAAGATATAATTATCTGCGAGTTCATTCCGGAGTTCCGATCAATGCTTTAGTTTTTGATACTGACAATAATTCACATTACACTCATCCCGATACTGGAGCAATTTTAGGCTGCGAAGAAGGTATCAAAGAAGCATTGGATCTAAATGGTATTCCCTACGATTATGTAACTAACCTGCCTGATGACCTTTCCGCATACGATATTATTTTTGTTGAACTTGGTCTCTATTGCGTTGGTTGAGGTGTCACTCCTCCCGGAACCGTGAGTTCCAGCAACCAACAAAAATTGATCGATTATATGGATCAAGGTGGTTCGGTTTATATGGAAGGTGCTGATGTTGCCTATAGTCATCATAATAATCCGTTTTTTGCCTATTTTGGAACAGAATTCGTCCATACTGGTGCTACTGAAGGAGTAAATATCTTAACAGGAATCAATGGCACTGTGGCAGGTGGAACAACTTTTAACTATTTTGGCGGCAGTGATGCCCATTATATGATAGATGAACTAACTGCTGACAGCGGAATTTCAATCTTAAAATCTAATGACCATAAAACTCGAGCAATTTCCAATATAACAGAAGTCTATCGGACGATCTGTTCATCTCCAATAATCGGTGCTTTCGGAAATGGTCAAGGTTTGAATTTAAGAGGTTATTTAATGGGACAATATCTTGATTTCTTCACCGGTGAATTTACTTCTGCTGAAAATTATGATTTCCCCGAAATAACTACAGCTCTTCATGGAAATTTCCCGAATCCATTCAATCCCTACACTACGATCAATTTTTATCTGCATAAAGATGGATTAACAAATCTCGATATTTATAATATCAAAGGTCAGAAAGTAAAAACTCTCGTTAATGAGAATCTTGATAAGGGACAGCATTCAGCTTTCTGGAATGGAAAAGATAACAACAATAAACAGGTTTCCTCAGGTATTTATTTTTATAAACTGAATACCGGGAATTTCTCTTCCACAAAGAAAATGATCCTGATCGAAAATTAAAGAAGTAAGATATTTAATAGTTAAAAGGGAATCGAACTTTCGATTCCCTTTTTTTTTATAAATCCCTTTCATCTCAAGTCAGTCTCGCTTCGTCTTCTGAACTCGAGTTTCAGATGTTCTGAATATACTTCAAAGGTCTGGAAGCAGTTGCAGGAGTCACTCCATCACCTGAAATATAACCAAGAACAGGTTTTCCTTTCGGATTTTTATCTTCATCTTCACGATAAAACTCCAATCGAATCCGAATTGCTTTCTCATCTTTGATCAGAACATCCTTTCCTTCCGAATCTAC from Candidatus Cloacimonadota bacterium encodes the following:
- a CDS encoding T9SS type A sorting domain-containing protein, which translates into the protein MSSSNQQKLIDYMDQGGSVYMEGADVAYSHHNNPFFAYFGTEFVHTGATEGVNILTGINGTVAGGTTFNYFGGSDAHYMIDELTADSGISILKSNDHKTRAISNITEVYRTICSSPIIGAFGNGQGLNLRGYLMGQYLDFFTGEFTSAENYDFPEITTALHGNFPNPFNPYTTINFYLHKDGLTNLDIYNIKGQKVKTLVNENLDKGQHSAFWNGKDNNNKQVSSGIYFYKLNTGNFSSTKKMILIEN